A single region of the Microlunatus panaciterrae genome encodes:
- a CDS encoding redoxin domain-containing protein — protein sequence MTGSALEPSAQQDPVAPLGAPAPDFTLTNQHGELVRLSTLRGSPVLVVFFPAAFTGVCTGELRALRQHQPDFDALGARLLAISTDTMFALRVFSDSEQLTFPLLSDFWPHGAVAQAYGVFDFELGSARRASFVVDAGGTIRWSVLSEISKARDVADQLAAVAAEGG from the coding sequence GTGACGGGCTCCGCACTCGAGCCCTCCGCCCAGCAAGACCCGGTTGCACCCCTCGGAGCGCCGGCGCCCGACTTCACCCTGACCAACCAGCACGGCGAGCTGGTCCGGCTGTCCACCCTTCGTGGGTCGCCGGTGCTGGTGGTGTTCTTTCCGGCGGCGTTCACCGGCGTATGCACCGGTGAGCTCCGAGCCCTCCGGCAGCACCAGCCGGACTTCGACGCGCTCGGCGCCCGGCTGTTGGCGATCTCCACAGACACGATGTTCGCGCTCCGCGTCTTCTCGGACTCAGAGCAGCTGACTTTTCCGTTGCTCAGCGACTTCTGGCCGCACGGCGCGGTGGCGCAGGCGTACGGGGTGTTCGACTTCGAGCTCGGCTCGGCCAGGCGCGCATCCTTCGTCGTCGACGCCGGCGGGACGATCCGCTGGAGCGTGCTGAGCGAGATTTCCAAGGCCCGAGATGTCGCCGATCAACTGGCTGCCGTGGCTGCGGAGGGTGGATAG
- a CDS encoding DUF3052 family protein produces the protein MSATAGPEDARSAGTNKFGLTEGLVVQELGWDEDADDEVRIQFEDAIDGELVDEAMEAVDVVLLWWRDGDGDLVDGLVDALTDLTDTGYIWLMTPKVGRDGYVDAAELAEGAITAGLALTNGVTIAGDWAANKLVRPKSARR, from the coding sequence GTGAGTGCGACGGCAGGACCCGAGGACGCTCGTTCCGCGGGGACCAACAAGTTCGGTCTGACCGAAGGCTTGGTGGTGCAGGAGTTGGGTTGGGACGAGGATGCCGACGACGAGGTGCGCATCCAGTTCGAGGACGCCATCGACGGCGAGCTCGTCGACGAGGCGATGGAGGCCGTCGACGTCGTCCTGCTGTGGTGGCGAGACGGTGACGGCGACCTGGTCGACGGCCTGGTCGACGCGCTCACCGACCTCACCGACACCGGCTACATCTGGCTGATGACACCCAAGGTCGGGCGGGACGGGTATGTCGATGCTGCCGAGCTCGCCGAGGGCGCCATCACCGCTGGCCTGGCCCTCACCAACGGTGTCACCATTGCCGGCGACTGGGCGGCGAACAAGCTGGTCCGCCCCAAGAGCGCGCGGCGGTGA